A portion of the Pogoniulus pusillus isolate bPogPus1 chromosome 6, bPogPus1.pri, whole genome shotgun sequence genome contains these proteins:
- the STOX1 gene encoding storkhead-box protein 1 isoform X1 has protein sequence MNPLSQSHSVPLAEGICRTILDMNANHVVVTQEALMEQLDKNYPGITLPSHKTLHKILGTLIKERKIYHTGEGYFIVTPSTYFIPSDTIEDKREVPPLEKSCCCSSPSIIYLVNFECCADLMKENVSAVSHYRSCYCFPDQNMLGVKQWHLMNHEPNGRGRKGCNELKPSIQTQGIATSAEKHSWDTIRSLTSVKEKLKSKRFGLGLFWRSASKKEKMKKVYSTFSAQFPPKEWPVRDEEDLDNIPRDIEHEIIKHINPTLTIDNLIKHTILMQKFEEQKKYTSDGTLAEASIRRQKHPSEDYSPKMESKPSKHTCKNKSKKEKHISRSNRKPHIHELTSESAKLEENPSLPIRNQEPSNIAVESHVIYKKQIKNPFQGLSRRHSFHAKGYKSIANKQIKSRTRKQERAFQKPQSLNSPKIFDYKNEELAMEKQTYIAKHNVLLHPSRSSLQLRIDSLRGNFNYPQGSILQTDNKSKCFLESNISEENIYRRKVQNDPEDAIKSPCSYAEDESVCKEDAQVSLHSKDECCRSKADAVCELVDQTAKEFKNVCLSNYTAKVNMVRKKGKKYRQKTDEKSELVFKYDCASHPRSVKLESEGFTDNCHLLYQKAQDGNICNSLHLDDNFELCHLPPGHALSTTRDSSAAVQRLYLKNCKVNTYPAQHNTTVSKDVSGEHVCKESVSFAESINGSKEHPNTDFPERSRLCSQVLPTGHRKELETGLNNCMMAPAAADFCPANEADSDADALQNFAYEMGTVVACCVLGSQAEQARNLLGKDLFVKDACTVTPGQKHPEGMENHSITGDSGIDSPRNCISWTGPSYAATLESRIRKQCKPRLAHTLLHRYYQKFLAFPGSLCPEDISASS, from the exons AGCAGAAGGAATATGCCGTACCATATTGGACATGAATGCAAACCATGTGGTAGTCACGCAGGAAGCTTTAATGGAGCAGTTAGACAAAAACTATCCAG GCATTACGCTTCCCTCCCACAAAACCTTACATAAGATTCTTGGCACTCtaattaaagaaagaaaaatctatCATACAGGAGAAGGATACTTCATTGTGACTCCCAGCACATACTTTATCCCAAGTGACACCATAGAAGACAAGAGAGAGGTCCCCCCATTGGAGAAGAGTTGTTGCTGTTCATCACCTTCCATCATTTACCTGGTAAactttgagtgctgtgcagacctgatgaaagaaaatgtttctgCAGTGTCTCATTACAGATCCTGCTATTGTTTCCCCGACCAGAATATGCTTGGTGTAAAACAATGGCACCTAATGAACCATGAACCTAAtggaagagggaggaaaggcTGCAATGAACTTAAGCCTTCCATTCAAACTCAAGGAATCGCCACATCTGCTGAAAAACATTCCTGGGACACAATCAGAtccctgacatctgtgaaagagaaactgaAAAGCAAAAGGTTTGGCCTTGGCCTTTTCTGGAGAAGTGcttctaaaaaagaaaaaatgaagaagGTGTACTCCACTTTTTCAGCCCAGTTTCCACCTAAGGAGTGGCCAGTCAGGGATGAAGAGGACTTAGATAATATTCCACGTGATATTGAACATGAAATCATCAAGCATATTAACCCTACCCTTACAATTGACAATTTGATTAAACACACAATATTAATGCAGAAATTTGAGGAGCAGAAAAAATATACTAGTGATGGTACCTTGGCTGAAGCATCAATACGCAGGCAAAAGCATCCTTCAGAGGATTATAGTCCAAAGATGGAAAGTAAACCATCAAAACACACCTGTAAAAACAAATCAAAGAAAGAGAAGCACATTAGCAGAAGCAACAGGAAACCTCATATCCATGAGCTAACATCCGAAAGTGCAAAACTGGAAGAGAACCCTTCACTGCCTATCAGAAATCAAGAGCCATCCAACATAGCAGTGGAATCCCATGTCATATATAAAAAACAAATCAAGAACCCTTTTCAGGGTCTGTCACGAAGACACAGCTTTCATGCAAAGGGATACAAAAGCATTGCTAACAAACAGATCAAGTCCAGGACTCGAAAGCAAGAAAGGGCTTTTCAAAAGCCACAGTCCTTGAACTCCCCCAAAATCTTTGACTACAAAAATGAAGAGCTGGCTATGGAAAAGCAGACTTACATAGCTAAGCACAATGTACTACTCCACCCTAGCAGGTCTTCCCTCCAACTAAGGATAGACAGTTTACGTGGAAACTTCAATTATCCCCAAGGCAGTATTTTGCAAACAGATAATAAAAGTAAATGCTTTCTGGAGAGTAATATTTCTGAAGAAAACATCTACAGGAGAAAAGTCCAAAATGATCCAGAGGACGCTATAAAATCCCCTTGCTCCTACGCTGAAGATGAGAGTGTATGCAAAGAAGATGCACAAGTTTCATTACATTCGAAAGATGAGTGTTGCAGGAGCAAAGCTGATGCTGTATGTGAGTTAGTAGATCAGACAGCAAAAGAATTTAAAAATGTCTGTCTTTCAAATTATACTGCCAAAGTTAACATGGTAAGAAAAAAAGGTAAGAAATACAGACAAAAGACTGATGAAAAGAGTGAACTTGTATTTAAATATGACTGTGCCAGCCATCCACGATCAGTGAAGCTGGAAAGTGAAGGATTTACTGACAACTGTCATCTTCTGTACCAAAAAGCACAGGATGGTAACATCTGTAACTCATTACATCTGGATGACAATTTTGAACTATGTCACCTGCCTCCTGGCCATGCTCTTTCAACTACAAGagacagcagtgcagctgtgcaAAGGCTGTACCTAAAAAACTGTAAGGTTAATACTTACCCTGCCCAGCACAACACAACTGTAAGTAAAGATGTCTCAGGAGAACATGTTTGTAAGGAAAGTGTTAGTTTTGCAGAATCAATAAATGGCTCAAAAGAGCATCCAAACACAGACTTCCCAGAAAGAAGTCGTTTGTGCAGTCAAGTTCTTCCAACAGGTCACAGAAAGGAATTAGAAACTGGCCTGAATAACTGTATGatggctccagctgcagcagatttCTGCCCAGCTAATGAGGCTGACTCAGATGCTGATGCTTTGCAGAACTTCGCCTATGAGATGGGCACAGTAGTAGCTTGCTGTGTTTTGGGCTCACAGGCTGAACAAGCAAGAAACCTTCTGGGGAAAGATCTATTTGTTAAGGATGCTTGCACTGTGACACCAGGACAGAAGCACCCAGAAGGGATGGAAAACCACAGCATTACAGGAGACAGTGGAATTGACTCCCCAAG GAACTGCATCAGTTGGACAGGACCATCTTATGCTGCAACTCTTGAAAGTCGTATCAGAAAACAATGTAAACCAAGATTGGCACACACCTTGCTACACAGGTACTACCAAAAATTCTTGGCATTCCCAGGATCTCTGTGTCCTGAAGacatctcagcatcctcctga
- the STOX1 gene encoding storkhead-box protein 1 isoform X2: MNPLSQSHSVPLAEGICRTILDMNANHVVVTQEALMEQLDKNYPGITLPSHKTLHKILGTLIKERKIYHTGEGYFIVTPSTYFIPSDTIEDKREVPPLEKSCCCSSPSIIYLVNFECCADLMKENVSAVSHYRSCYCFPDQNMLGVKQWHLMNHEPNGRGRKGCNELKPSIQTQGIATSAEKHSWDTIRSLTSVKEKLKSKRFGLGLFWRSASKKEKMKKVYSTFSAQFPPKEWPVRDEEDLDNIPRDIEHEIIKHINPTLTIDNLIKHTILMQKFEEQKKYTSDGTLAEASIRRQKHPSEDYSPKMESKPSKHTCKNKSKKEKHISRSNRKPHIHELTSESAKLEENPSLPIRNQEPSNIAVESHVIYKKQIKNPFQGLSRRHSFHAKGYKSIANKQIKSRTRKQERAFQKPQSLNSPKIFDYKNEELAMEKQTYIAKHNVLLHPSRSSLQLRIDSLRGNFNYPQGSILQTDNKSKCFLESNISEENIYRRKVQNDPEDAIKSPCSYAEDESVCKEDAQVSLHSKDECCRSKADAVCELVDQTAKEFKNVCLSNYTAKVNMVRKKGKKYRQKTDEKSELVFKYDCASHPRSVKLESEGFTDNCHLLYQKAQDGNICNSLHLDDNFELCHLPPGHALSTTRDSSAAVQRLYLKNCKVNTYPAQHNTTVSKDVSGEHVCKESVSFAESINGSKEHPNTDFPERSRLCSQVLPTGHRKELETGLNNCMMAPAAADFCPANEADSDADALQNFAYEMGTVVACCVLGSQAEQARNLLGKDLFVKDACTVTPGQKHPEGMENHSITGDSGIDSPSISDELTRSFLTNSESIKRTKQKENCNEIPCFS; this comes from the exons AGCAGAAGGAATATGCCGTACCATATTGGACATGAATGCAAACCATGTGGTAGTCACGCAGGAAGCTTTAATGGAGCAGTTAGACAAAAACTATCCAG GCATTACGCTTCCCTCCCACAAAACCTTACATAAGATTCTTGGCACTCtaattaaagaaagaaaaatctatCATACAGGAGAAGGATACTTCATTGTGACTCCCAGCACATACTTTATCCCAAGTGACACCATAGAAGACAAGAGAGAGGTCCCCCCATTGGAGAAGAGTTGTTGCTGTTCATCACCTTCCATCATTTACCTGGTAAactttgagtgctgtgcagacctgatgaaagaaaatgtttctgCAGTGTCTCATTACAGATCCTGCTATTGTTTCCCCGACCAGAATATGCTTGGTGTAAAACAATGGCACCTAATGAACCATGAACCTAAtggaagagggaggaaaggcTGCAATGAACTTAAGCCTTCCATTCAAACTCAAGGAATCGCCACATCTGCTGAAAAACATTCCTGGGACACAATCAGAtccctgacatctgtgaaagagaaactgaAAAGCAAAAGGTTTGGCCTTGGCCTTTTCTGGAGAAGTGcttctaaaaaagaaaaaatgaagaagGTGTACTCCACTTTTTCAGCCCAGTTTCCACCTAAGGAGTGGCCAGTCAGGGATGAAGAGGACTTAGATAATATTCCACGTGATATTGAACATGAAATCATCAAGCATATTAACCCTACCCTTACAATTGACAATTTGATTAAACACACAATATTAATGCAGAAATTTGAGGAGCAGAAAAAATATACTAGTGATGGTACCTTGGCTGAAGCATCAATACGCAGGCAAAAGCATCCTTCAGAGGATTATAGTCCAAAGATGGAAAGTAAACCATCAAAACACACCTGTAAAAACAAATCAAAGAAAGAGAAGCACATTAGCAGAAGCAACAGGAAACCTCATATCCATGAGCTAACATCCGAAAGTGCAAAACTGGAAGAGAACCCTTCACTGCCTATCAGAAATCAAGAGCCATCCAACATAGCAGTGGAATCCCATGTCATATATAAAAAACAAATCAAGAACCCTTTTCAGGGTCTGTCACGAAGACACAGCTTTCATGCAAAGGGATACAAAAGCATTGCTAACAAACAGATCAAGTCCAGGACTCGAAAGCAAGAAAGGGCTTTTCAAAAGCCACAGTCCTTGAACTCCCCCAAAATCTTTGACTACAAAAATGAAGAGCTGGCTATGGAAAAGCAGACTTACATAGCTAAGCACAATGTACTACTCCACCCTAGCAGGTCTTCCCTCCAACTAAGGATAGACAGTTTACGTGGAAACTTCAATTATCCCCAAGGCAGTATTTTGCAAACAGATAATAAAAGTAAATGCTTTCTGGAGAGTAATATTTCTGAAGAAAACATCTACAGGAGAAAAGTCCAAAATGATCCAGAGGACGCTATAAAATCCCCTTGCTCCTACGCTGAAGATGAGAGTGTATGCAAAGAAGATGCACAAGTTTCATTACATTCGAAAGATGAGTGTTGCAGGAGCAAAGCTGATGCTGTATGTGAGTTAGTAGATCAGACAGCAAAAGAATTTAAAAATGTCTGTCTTTCAAATTATACTGCCAAAGTTAACATGGTAAGAAAAAAAGGTAAGAAATACAGACAAAAGACTGATGAAAAGAGTGAACTTGTATTTAAATATGACTGTGCCAGCCATCCACGATCAGTGAAGCTGGAAAGTGAAGGATTTACTGACAACTGTCATCTTCTGTACCAAAAAGCACAGGATGGTAACATCTGTAACTCATTACATCTGGATGACAATTTTGAACTATGTCACCTGCCTCCTGGCCATGCTCTTTCAACTACAAGagacagcagtgcagctgtgcaAAGGCTGTACCTAAAAAACTGTAAGGTTAATACTTACCCTGCCCAGCACAACACAACTGTAAGTAAAGATGTCTCAGGAGAACATGTTTGTAAGGAAAGTGTTAGTTTTGCAGAATCAATAAATGGCTCAAAAGAGCATCCAAACACAGACTTCCCAGAAAGAAGTCGTTTGTGCAGTCAAGTTCTTCCAACAGGTCACAGAAAGGAATTAGAAACTGGCCTGAATAACTGTATGatggctccagctgcagcagatttCTGCCCAGCTAATGAGGCTGACTCAGATGCTGATGCTTTGCAGAACTTCGCCTATGAGATGGGCACAGTAGTAGCTTGCTGTGTTTTGGGCTCACAGGCTGAACAAGCAAGAAACCTTCTGGGGAAAGATCTATTTGTTAAGGATGCTTGCACTGTGACACCAGGACAGAAGCACCCAGAAGGGATGGAAAACCACAGCATTACAGGAGACAGTGGAATTGACTCCCCAAG TATTTCAGATGAACTGACAAGAAGCTTCCTGACAAATTCTGAGAGTATAAAGAGgacaaagcagaaggaaaattgCAATGAAATTCCTTGCTTCAGCTAA
- the STOX1 gene encoding storkhead-box protein 1 isoform X3 → MNPLSQSHSVPLAEGICRTILDMNANHVVVTQEALMEQLDKNYPGITLPSHKTLHKILGTLIKERKIYHTGEGYFIVTPSTYFIPSDTIEDKREVPPLEKSCCCSSPSIIYLVNFECCADLMKENVSAVSHYRSCYCFPDQNMLGVKQWHLMNHEPNGRGRKGCNELKPSIQTQGIATSAEKHSWDTIRSLTSVKEKLKSKRFGLGLFWRSASKKEKMKKVYSTFSAQFPPKEWPVRDEEDLDNIPRDIEHEIIKHINPTLTIDNLIKHTILMQKFEEQKKYTSDGTLAEASIRRQKHPSEDYSPKMESKPSKHTCKNKSKKEKHISRSNRKPHIHELTSESAKLEENPSLPIRNQEPSNIAVESHVIYKKQIKNPFQGLSRRHSFHAKGYKSIANKQIKSRTRKQERAFQKPQSLNSPKIFDYKNEELAMEKQTYIAKHNVLLHPSRSSLQLRIDSLRGNFNYPQGSILQTDNKSKCFLESNISEENIYRRKVQNDPEDAIKSPCSYAEDESVCKEDAQVSLHSKDECCRSKADAVCELVDQTAKEFKNVCLSNYTAKVNMVRKKGKKYRQKTDEKSELVFKYDCASHPRSVKLESEGFTDNCHLLYQKAQDGNICNSLHLDDNFELCHLPPGHALSTTRDSSAAVQRLYLKNCKVNTYPAQHNTTVSKDVSGEHVCKESVSFAESINGSKEHPNTDFPERSRLCSQVLPTGHRKELETGLNNCMMAPAAADFCPANEADSDADALQNFAYEMGTVVACCVLGSQAEQARNLLGKDLFVKDACTVTPGQKHPEGMENHSITGDSGIDSPRGGAPDH, encoded by the exons AGCAGAAGGAATATGCCGTACCATATTGGACATGAATGCAAACCATGTGGTAGTCACGCAGGAAGCTTTAATGGAGCAGTTAGACAAAAACTATCCAG GCATTACGCTTCCCTCCCACAAAACCTTACATAAGATTCTTGGCACTCtaattaaagaaagaaaaatctatCATACAGGAGAAGGATACTTCATTGTGACTCCCAGCACATACTTTATCCCAAGTGACACCATAGAAGACAAGAGAGAGGTCCCCCCATTGGAGAAGAGTTGTTGCTGTTCATCACCTTCCATCATTTACCTGGTAAactttgagtgctgtgcagacctgatgaaagaaaatgtttctgCAGTGTCTCATTACAGATCCTGCTATTGTTTCCCCGACCAGAATATGCTTGGTGTAAAACAATGGCACCTAATGAACCATGAACCTAAtggaagagggaggaaaggcTGCAATGAACTTAAGCCTTCCATTCAAACTCAAGGAATCGCCACATCTGCTGAAAAACATTCCTGGGACACAATCAGAtccctgacatctgtgaaagagaaactgaAAAGCAAAAGGTTTGGCCTTGGCCTTTTCTGGAGAAGTGcttctaaaaaagaaaaaatgaagaagGTGTACTCCACTTTTTCAGCCCAGTTTCCACCTAAGGAGTGGCCAGTCAGGGATGAAGAGGACTTAGATAATATTCCACGTGATATTGAACATGAAATCATCAAGCATATTAACCCTACCCTTACAATTGACAATTTGATTAAACACACAATATTAATGCAGAAATTTGAGGAGCAGAAAAAATATACTAGTGATGGTACCTTGGCTGAAGCATCAATACGCAGGCAAAAGCATCCTTCAGAGGATTATAGTCCAAAGATGGAAAGTAAACCATCAAAACACACCTGTAAAAACAAATCAAAGAAAGAGAAGCACATTAGCAGAAGCAACAGGAAACCTCATATCCATGAGCTAACATCCGAAAGTGCAAAACTGGAAGAGAACCCTTCACTGCCTATCAGAAATCAAGAGCCATCCAACATAGCAGTGGAATCCCATGTCATATATAAAAAACAAATCAAGAACCCTTTTCAGGGTCTGTCACGAAGACACAGCTTTCATGCAAAGGGATACAAAAGCATTGCTAACAAACAGATCAAGTCCAGGACTCGAAAGCAAGAAAGGGCTTTTCAAAAGCCACAGTCCTTGAACTCCCCCAAAATCTTTGACTACAAAAATGAAGAGCTGGCTATGGAAAAGCAGACTTACATAGCTAAGCACAATGTACTACTCCACCCTAGCAGGTCTTCCCTCCAACTAAGGATAGACAGTTTACGTGGAAACTTCAATTATCCCCAAGGCAGTATTTTGCAAACAGATAATAAAAGTAAATGCTTTCTGGAGAGTAATATTTCTGAAGAAAACATCTACAGGAGAAAAGTCCAAAATGATCCAGAGGACGCTATAAAATCCCCTTGCTCCTACGCTGAAGATGAGAGTGTATGCAAAGAAGATGCACAAGTTTCATTACATTCGAAAGATGAGTGTTGCAGGAGCAAAGCTGATGCTGTATGTGAGTTAGTAGATCAGACAGCAAAAGAATTTAAAAATGTCTGTCTTTCAAATTATACTGCCAAAGTTAACATGGTAAGAAAAAAAGGTAAGAAATACAGACAAAAGACTGATGAAAAGAGTGAACTTGTATTTAAATATGACTGTGCCAGCCATCCACGATCAGTGAAGCTGGAAAGTGAAGGATTTACTGACAACTGTCATCTTCTGTACCAAAAAGCACAGGATGGTAACATCTGTAACTCATTACATCTGGATGACAATTTTGAACTATGTCACCTGCCTCCTGGCCATGCTCTTTCAACTACAAGagacagcagtgcagctgtgcaAAGGCTGTACCTAAAAAACTGTAAGGTTAATACTTACCCTGCCCAGCACAACACAACTGTAAGTAAAGATGTCTCAGGAGAACATGTTTGTAAGGAAAGTGTTAGTTTTGCAGAATCAATAAATGGCTCAAAAGAGCATCCAAACACAGACTTCCCAGAAAGAAGTCGTTTGTGCAGTCAAGTTCTTCCAACAGGTCACAGAAAGGAATTAGAAACTGGCCTGAATAACTGTATGatggctccagctgcagcagatttCTGCCCAGCTAATGAGGCTGACTCAGATGCTGATGCTTTGCAGAACTTCGCCTATGAGATGGGCACAGTAGTAGCTTGCTGTGTTTTGGGCTCACAGGCTGAACAAGCAAGAAACCTTCTGGGGAAAGATCTATTTGTTAAGGATGCTTGCACTGTGACACCAGGACAGAAGCACCCAGAAGGGATGGAAAACCACAGCATTACAGGAGACAGTGGAATTGACTCCCCAAG gggaggtgctccagaccactga
- the STOX1 gene encoding storkhead-box protein 1 isoform X4, with protein sequence MNPLSQSHSVPLAEGICRTILDMNANHVVVTQEALMEQLDKNYPGITLPSHKTLHKILGTLIKERKIYHTGEGYFIVTPSTYFIPSDTIEDKREVPPLEKSCCCSSPSIIYLVNFECCADLMKENVSAVSHYRSCYCFPDQNMLGVKQWHLMNHEPNGRGRKGCNELKPSIQTQGIATSAEKHSWDTIRSLTSVKEKLKSKRFGLGLFWRSASKKEKMKKVYSTFSAQFPPKEWPVRDEEDLDNIPRDIEHEIIKHINPTLTIDNLIKHTILMQKFEEQKKYTSDGTLAEASIRRQKHPSEDYSPKMESKPSKHTCKNKSKKEKHISRSNRKPHIHELTSESAKLEENPSLPIRNQEPSNIAVESHVIYKKQIKNPFQGLSRRHSFHAKGYKSIANKQIKSRTRKQERAFQKPQSLNSPKIFDYKNEELAMEKQTYIAKHNVLLHPSRSSLQLRIDSLRGNFNYPQGSILQTDNKSKCFLESNISEENIYRRKVQNDPEDAIKSPCSYAEDESVCKEDAQVSLHSKDECCRSKADAVCELVDQTAKEFKNVCLSNYTAKVNMVRKKGKKYRQKTDEKSELVFKYDCASHPRSVKLESEGFTDNCHLLYQKAQDGNICNSLHLDDNFELCHLPPGHALSTTRDSSAAVQRLYLKNCKVNTYPAQHNTTVSKDVSGEHVCKESVSFAESINGSKEHPNTDFPERSRLCSQVLPTGHRKELETGLNNCMMAPAAADFCPANEADSDADALQNFAYEMGTVVACCVLGSQAEQARNLLGKDLFVKDACTVTPGQKHPEGMENHSITGDSGIDSPR encoded by the exons AGCAGAAGGAATATGCCGTACCATATTGGACATGAATGCAAACCATGTGGTAGTCACGCAGGAAGCTTTAATGGAGCAGTTAGACAAAAACTATCCAG GCATTACGCTTCCCTCCCACAAAACCTTACATAAGATTCTTGGCACTCtaattaaagaaagaaaaatctatCATACAGGAGAAGGATACTTCATTGTGACTCCCAGCACATACTTTATCCCAAGTGACACCATAGAAGACAAGAGAGAGGTCCCCCCATTGGAGAAGAGTTGTTGCTGTTCATCACCTTCCATCATTTACCTGGTAAactttgagtgctgtgcagacctgatgaaagaaaatgtttctgCAGTGTCTCATTACAGATCCTGCTATTGTTTCCCCGACCAGAATATGCTTGGTGTAAAACAATGGCACCTAATGAACCATGAACCTAAtggaagagggaggaaaggcTGCAATGAACTTAAGCCTTCCATTCAAACTCAAGGAATCGCCACATCTGCTGAAAAACATTCCTGGGACACAATCAGAtccctgacatctgtgaaagagaaactgaAAAGCAAAAGGTTTGGCCTTGGCCTTTTCTGGAGAAGTGcttctaaaaaagaaaaaatgaagaagGTGTACTCCACTTTTTCAGCCCAGTTTCCACCTAAGGAGTGGCCAGTCAGGGATGAAGAGGACTTAGATAATATTCCACGTGATATTGAACATGAAATCATCAAGCATATTAACCCTACCCTTACAATTGACAATTTGATTAAACACACAATATTAATGCAGAAATTTGAGGAGCAGAAAAAATATACTAGTGATGGTACCTTGGCTGAAGCATCAATACGCAGGCAAAAGCATCCTTCAGAGGATTATAGTCCAAAGATGGAAAGTAAACCATCAAAACACACCTGTAAAAACAAATCAAAGAAAGAGAAGCACATTAGCAGAAGCAACAGGAAACCTCATATCCATGAGCTAACATCCGAAAGTGCAAAACTGGAAGAGAACCCTTCACTGCCTATCAGAAATCAAGAGCCATCCAACATAGCAGTGGAATCCCATGTCATATATAAAAAACAAATCAAGAACCCTTTTCAGGGTCTGTCACGAAGACACAGCTTTCATGCAAAGGGATACAAAAGCATTGCTAACAAACAGATCAAGTCCAGGACTCGAAAGCAAGAAAGGGCTTTTCAAAAGCCACAGTCCTTGAACTCCCCCAAAATCTTTGACTACAAAAATGAAGAGCTGGCTATGGAAAAGCAGACTTACATAGCTAAGCACAATGTACTACTCCACCCTAGCAGGTCTTCCCTCCAACTAAGGATAGACAGTTTACGTGGAAACTTCAATTATCCCCAAGGCAGTATTTTGCAAACAGATAATAAAAGTAAATGCTTTCTGGAGAGTAATATTTCTGAAGAAAACATCTACAGGAGAAAAGTCCAAAATGATCCAGAGGACGCTATAAAATCCCCTTGCTCCTACGCTGAAGATGAGAGTGTATGCAAAGAAGATGCACAAGTTTCATTACATTCGAAAGATGAGTGTTGCAGGAGCAAAGCTGATGCTGTATGTGAGTTAGTAGATCAGACAGCAAAAGAATTTAAAAATGTCTGTCTTTCAAATTATACTGCCAAAGTTAACATGGTAAGAAAAAAAGGTAAGAAATACAGACAAAAGACTGATGAAAAGAGTGAACTTGTATTTAAATATGACTGTGCCAGCCATCCACGATCAGTGAAGCTGGAAAGTGAAGGATTTACTGACAACTGTCATCTTCTGTACCAAAAAGCACAGGATGGTAACATCTGTAACTCATTACATCTGGATGACAATTTTGAACTATGTCACCTGCCTCCTGGCCATGCTCTTTCAACTACAAGagacagcagtgcagctgtgcaAAGGCTGTACCTAAAAAACTGTAAGGTTAATACTTACCCTGCCCAGCACAACACAACTGTAAGTAAAGATGTCTCAGGAGAACATGTTTGTAAGGAAAGTGTTAGTTTTGCAGAATCAATAAATGGCTCAAAAGAGCATCCAAACACAGACTTCCCAGAAAGAAGTCGTTTGTGCAGTCAAGTTCTTCCAACAGGTCACAGAAAGGAATTAGAAACTGGCCTGAATAACTGTATGatggctccagctgcagcagatttCTGCCCAGCTAATGAGGCTGACTCAGATGCTGATGCTTTGCAGAACTTCGCCTATGAGATGGGCACAGTAGTAGCTTGCTGTGTTTTGGGCTCACAGGCTGAACAAGCAAGAAACCTTCTGGGGAAAGATCTATTTGTTAAGGATGCTTGCACTGTGACACCAGGACAGAAGCACCCAGAAGGGATGGAAAACCACAGCATTACAGGAGACAGTGGAATTGACTCCCCAAG ATGA